A genomic stretch from Mycobacterium cookii includes:
- a CDS encoding class I SAM-dependent methyltransferase: protein MTTQFDPTDPARFEEMYRDERVSHGLPAATPWDIGGPQPVVQQLVALGAVKGEVLDPGTGPGHHAIYYASKGYSATGIDGSETALERARENARKAGVSVNFQLADAMKLDGLDNHFDTVVDCAFYHTFSTEPELQRSYARALHRATKPGARLYMFEFGVGNVNGFQMPRSLSENDFRDVFPDAGWQITYLGPTTYQVNMSSENFDRMLERAPEMAEQMKPMIERFRTMEPWLTNGRAHAPFWEVHATRVD, encoded by the coding sequence ATGACGACTCAGTTCGATCCGACCGATCCCGCCCGCTTCGAGGAGATGTACCGCGACGAGCGGGTCTCCCACGGCCTTCCGGCCGCCACACCGTGGGACATCGGCGGCCCGCAGCCCGTCGTGCAGCAGCTGGTTGCGCTCGGCGCGGTCAAAGGTGAGGTCCTCGATCCCGGCACCGGACCGGGTCACCACGCCATCTACTACGCGTCGAAAGGCTACTCGGCCACCGGGATCGACGGTTCGGAAACCGCGCTGGAGCGGGCACGGGAGAACGCGCGCAAAGCCGGGGTGTCGGTGAACTTCCAGCTCGCCGACGCGATGAAGCTCGACGGTCTGGACAACCACTTCGACACCGTCGTGGACTGCGCCTTCTACCACACCTTTTCGACCGAACCCGAGTTGCAGCGGTCCTATGCCCGAGCTTTGCACCGCGCTACCAAACCGGGCGCCCGACTGTACATGTTCGAATTCGGCGTCGGCAACGTCAACGGCTTCCAGATGCCACGGTCGTTGTCCGAGAACGATTTTCGCGACGTGTTTCCCGACGCAGGCTGGCAGATCACCTATCTGGGGCCGACCACGTATCAGGTCAACATGAGCTCAGAGAACTTCGACCGGATGCTCGAGCGGGCGCCTGAAATGGCGGAACAGATGAAGCCGATGATCGAACGGTTCCGCACCATGGAACCGTGGCTGACCAACGGCCGGGCGCACGCGCCGTTCTGGGAAGTCCATGCCACCCGTGTCGACTGA
- the msrB gene encoding peptide-methionine (R)-S-oxide reductase MsrB, whose product MTSSQPKVQLSDDEWRKKLNPQEFDVLRRAGTERPFTGEYTDTKTAGVYQCRACGAELFRSTEKFESHCGWPSFFDPADSDAVILRPDHSMGAIRTEVLCANCHSHLGHVFEGEGYPTPTDQRYCINSISLRLVPASS is encoded by the coding sequence ATGACTTCCTCTCAGCCCAAGGTGCAGCTCAGCGACGACGAGTGGCGCAAGAAACTCAACCCGCAGGAGTTCGACGTGCTGCGTCGGGCCGGTACCGAGCGGCCGTTCACCGGTGAGTACACCGACACCAAAACCGCTGGCGTCTACCAGTGCCGGGCGTGCGGCGCCGAGCTGTTCCGCAGCACCGAGAAATTCGAATCCCATTGCGGCTGGCCGTCTTTCTTCGACCCGGCCGACTCCGACGCGGTGATCCTGCGACCCGATCATTCGATGGGCGCCATCCGCACCGAGGTGCTGTGCGCCAACTGCCACAGTCATCTGGGCCATGTCTTCGAGGGCGAGGGCTACCCGACGCCGACGGATCAGCGTTACTGCATCAACTCGATCTCGCTGCGCCTGGTGCCCGCGAGCTCCTGA
- the aftC gene encoding arabinofuranan 3-O-arabinosyltransferase: protein MALVTAVESPRGGPVHALFAPRTAVPNTANVLRAVLWPIAILAVIHRTIVVTTNGNITDDFKPVYRAVLNFRRGWDIYNEHFDYVDPHYLYPPGGTLMMAPFGYLPFAESRYLFIAINSAAIVLAAYVLLRMFNFTLNSVAAPALLLAMFCTESVTNTLVFTNINGVILLLEVLFLRWLLDGRTSRQWWAGIAIGLTLVVKPALGPLLLLPLLNRQWRAVIPAFLVPAAFNLAAWHLVVHPRDFITRTVPYMLGVRDYFNSSIEGNGVYFGLPFWLIHLLRILFTLLAIGSLWLLYRYYRTRDPLFWFTTSSGVLLLWSWLVLALAQGYYSMMLFPFLMTVVLPNSVIRNWVAWLGIYGFLTMDRWLLFNWMYVGRPLEYLKITYGWSLLLIVVFSVLYFRYRDAKAENRLDGGIDPSWLTHSQQRGAVIASAAEPGAAGHRHPS from the coding sequence GTGGCGCTCGTGACAGCAGTCGAATCCCCTCGTGGCGGCCCGGTGCACGCCCTGTTCGCGCCCCGCACCGCCGTGCCGAACACCGCGAACGTCCTGCGCGCGGTGCTGTGGCCGATAGCCATCCTGGCGGTTATCCACCGCACCATCGTGGTGACCACCAACGGCAACATCACTGACGACTTCAAGCCGGTCTACCGCGCGGTGCTGAACTTCCGGCGCGGCTGGGACATCTACAACGAGCATTTCGACTACGTCGACCCGCACTACCTGTATCCGCCCGGCGGCACGCTGATGATGGCGCCGTTCGGCTATCTGCCCTTCGCGGAGTCGCGCTACCTGTTCATCGCGATCAACAGCGCCGCGATCGTCCTCGCGGCGTACGTGCTGCTGCGAATGTTCAACTTCACGCTGAACTCCGTCGCGGCACCGGCGCTGCTGCTGGCGATGTTCTGCACCGAATCTGTCACCAACACACTCGTTTTCACCAACATCAATGGCGTGATCCTGCTGCTCGAGGTGCTGTTCCTGCGATGGCTGCTCGACGGCCGGACCAGCCGGCAGTGGTGGGCCGGCATCGCCATCGGTCTGACACTGGTGGTCAAGCCGGCACTGGGCCCACTGCTGCTGTTGCCGCTGTTGAACCGCCAGTGGCGCGCGGTGATACCGGCCTTCCTGGTGCCGGCGGCATTCAACCTGGCGGCGTGGCACCTGGTCGTGCATCCGAGGGACTTCATCACCCGCACCGTGCCCTACATGCTCGGCGTCCGTGACTATTTCAACAGCTCGATCGAAGGCAACGGTGTCTATTTCGGACTGCCGTTCTGGCTGATCCACCTGCTGCGAATTCTGTTCACGCTGTTGGCGATTGGCAGCTTGTGGCTGTTGTACCGCTACTACCGCACCCGCGACCCGCTGTTCTGGTTCACCACATCGTCGGGCGTGCTGCTGCTGTGGTCATGGCTGGTGCTGGCGCTGGCTCAGGGCTACTACTCGATGATGTTGTTCCCGTTCCTGATGACGGTGGTGCTGCCCAATTCGGTGATCCGCAACTGGGTGGCGTGGCTGGGCATATACGGATTCCTGACCATGGACCGCTGGCTGCTGTTCAACTGGATGTACGTCGGGCGTCCGCTGGAATACCTGAAGATCACCTACGGCTGGTCGCTGCTGCTGATCGTGGTCTTCTCGGTGCTGTACTTCCGCTACCGCGACGCCAAAGCCGAGAACCGGCTGGACGGCGGCATCGATCCGTCGTGGCTGACGCACTCGCAACAGCGCGGCGCGGTGATCGCAAGCGCGGCGGAGCCGGGCGCGGCGGGTCACCGCCATCCGAGCTAG
- a CDS encoding alpha/beta hydrolase: MTRPAAIATSLIVATALLAGCAPGLAANPRFATNAGARPQGKPTTAAPSNGPPPIAKPKNDLPWHDCTTREFGDAAVPAPVGVKLDCASYDADLDPVNGAAGTLTIGVVRARSAQTPDNAGPLVFTTGTDLPSSLQLPVWLARAGADVLKNHPIVAVDRRGMGSSSPVDCLDQFDRQEIHDQAQFQSGNDPVANLADIVQNATTSCTDTIAPGDSAYDNTHAAADLERLRSTWDVPALALLGIGNGAQVALSYAGSHPDRVARLVLDSPVALGVGAEAAAEQKVKGQQAALDAFAQQCAAVNCPLGPDPKAAVSSLLDDARAGHGPASASVATLASAINTALGFPTGDRVGTTNDLATALANARSGDTNLLTSLINRAQATSGTDGQFVNTCSDALNRPTPDRIRELVVAWAKLYPQFGAIGALSLVKCVSWPSTQPPPPPKVLKVNVLLMGVQNDPIVGSEGVSATAATIINATAASKRVMWQGIGHGASVYSSCAVPPLVGYLDSGNLPSTDTYCPA, translated from the coding sequence ATGACCCGGCCCGCCGCAATCGCCACGTCGTTGATCGTGGCGACCGCATTGCTGGCCGGCTGCGCGCCCGGACTGGCCGCTAACCCGCGGTTTGCCACCAACGCCGGCGCCCGGCCGCAGGGAAAGCCGACGACGGCAGCGCCGAGCAACGGTCCGCCCCCGATCGCGAAGCCGAAGAACGACTTGCCCTGGCACGACTGCACGACGCGCGAATTTGGTGACGCCGCGGTCCCCGCACCAGTCGGCGTCAAGCTGGACTGCGCCAGCTACGACGCCGACCTCGATCCCGTCAACGGCGCCGCCGGGACGCTGACCATCGGCGTGGTGCGCGCCCGCTCGGCACAGACCCCGGACAACGCCGGGCCGCTGGTGTTCACCACCGGTACGGACCTGCCGTCGTCGCTGCAGTTGCCGGTCTGGCTGGCCCGCGCCGGCGCCGACGTGCTGAAGAACCACCCGATCGTCGCCGTCGACCGTCGCGGCATGGGCTCATCGAGCCCGGTCGACTGCCTCGACCAGTTCGACCGCCAGGAAATCCACGATCAGGCGCAATTCCAGTCCGGCAACGACCCGGTCGCCAACCTCGCCGACATCGTGCAGAACGCCACCACCAGCTGCACCGACACCATCGCCCCGGGCGACTCCGCCTACGACAACACGCACGCCGCCGCCGACCTCGAGCGACTGCGCAGCACCTGGGATGTGCCGGCGCTGGCCCTGCTCGGGATCGGCAACGGCGCACAGGTGGCGTTGTCCTACGCGGGCTCCCACCCGGATCGGGTCGCCCGGCTGGTCCTCGACTCCCCCGTCGCCCTCGGTGTCGGCGCCGAAGCCGCCGCCGAGCAAAAGGTCAAAGGGCAGCAGGCTGCACTGGACGCGTTCGCGCAGCAGTGCGCCGCGGTGAACTGTCCGCTCGGCCCCGACCCCAAGGCCGCGGTGTCCTCGTTGCTCGACGATGCCCGCGCCGGCCACGGCCCTGCCAGTGCGTCGGTGGCCACCCTCGCCAGCGCCATCAACACCGCATTGGGCTTCCCGACCGGCGACCGGGTCGGCACCACCAACGACCTCGCCACCGCTCTGGCCAACGCCCGGTCGGGCGACACCAACCTGCTGACCAGCTTGATCAATCGGGCTCAGGCCACCAGCGGCACCGACGGTCAATTCGTCAACACCTGCAGCGACGCGCTCAACCGACCGACGCCCGACCGGATCCGCGAACTGGTCGTCGCCTGGGCCAAGCTCTATCCGCAGTTCGGCGCAATCGGCGCTCTCAGCCTGGTCAAGTGCGTCTCCTGGCCAAGCACCCAACCGCCGCCACCGCCGAAAGTGCTCAAGGTCAACGTGCTTCTGATGGGCGTGCAGAACGACCCGATCGTCGGGTCGGAGGGCGTCTCGGCCACGGCTGCCACCATCATCAACGCGACCGCGGCCAGCAAGCGGGTGATGTGGCAAGGCATCGGTCACGGCGCCAGCGTCTATTCGTCGTGCGCGGTGCCGCCATTGGTCGGCTACCTCGACAGTGGCAACTTGCCGTCGACCGATACCTACTGTCCCGCCTGA
- a CDS encoding pyrimidine reductase family protein, translating into MADPSADDAGGAQLRLLDAAGDLDSGDLPELYSYPTDHAGVWLRANFIASVDGGATFGGKSGQLGGAGDRAVFSLLRELADVVLVGAGTVRAEGYAGARPTVGQRGRRQARGQSEVPQLAIVTRSGRLERDMPVFTRTEVAPLVCTCAAAADQTRRTLSGLADVIDCSLGDPGEVDSAAVLTALGERGLNRVLTEGGPMLFGSFVERDLLDDLCLTIAPSLVGGQAGRIATGAGQVLTAMRRAHVLTDEDGYLYTRYVRQT; encoded by the coding sequence ATGGCTGACCCTTCAGCTGATGATGCCGGCGGAGCGCAATTGCGGCTGCTCGATGCGGCAGGTGATCTCGACAGCGGCGATCTGCCCGAGCTCTACAGCTATCCCACGGACCATGCCGGAGTCTGGCTTCGCGCGAACTTCATCGCCAGCGTCGACGGCGGCGCCACCTTCGGCGGCAAGTCCGGTCAACTCGGCGGAGCCGGCGACCGGGCGGTGTTCTCTTTGCTGCGTGAACTCGCCGACGTGGTGCTGGTCGGCGCGGGCACCGTGCGCGCCGAGGGCTACGCCGGCGCCCGTCCCACCGTCGGACAGCGGGGACGCCGTCAGGCCCGCGGGCAGAGTGAAGTCCCGCAGTTGGCGATCGTTACCCGCTCCGGCCGTCTGGAGCGCGATATGCCGGTCTTCACCCGTACCGAAGTGGCGCCGCTGGTCTGCACCTGCGCGGCGGCGGCCGACCAGACCCGGCGCACCCTGTCCGGCCTGGCCGACGTGATCGACTGTTCGCTCGGCGACCCCGGTGAGGTCGATTCGGCCGCCGTGTTGACCGCGCTGGGCGAGCGCGGCCTGAACCGGGTGCTGACCGAAGGCGGCCCGATGTTGTTCGGCTCGTTCGTCGAGCGCGATCTGCTCGACGACCTGTGCCTGACCATCGCACCCAGCCTGGTCGGCGGTCAGGCCGGACGGATCGCCACCGGCGCCGGCCAGGTGCTCACCGCGATGCGCCGCGCCCACGTCCTGACCGACGAGGACGGCTACCTGTACACGCGCTACGTGCGTCAGACCTGA
- a CDS encoding GNAT family N-acetyltransferase, with product MTKVCIGAAESIDIAELAAVAAHTFPLACPPSVAPPDIASFIAANLSDKRFAEYLADPQRIVLAAKRDDRIVGYAMLIRDDDGRVELSKMYVLPAQHGSGVSTALMDAALAAAAGWGVADIWLGVNQKNERAQRFYSKAGFTVTGTRTFQVGSHIEHDYVMVRPTR from the coding sequence TTGACGAAAGTCTGCATCGGCGCTGCCGAATCCATCGACATCGCTGAGCTCGCCGCGGTCGCCGCGCACACTTTTCCGCTGGCGTGTCCCCCGTCCGTCGCGCCACCGGACATCGCGTCGTTCATCGCGGCCAACCTGTCCGACAAGCGGTTCGCCGAATACCTGGCCGACCCGCAGCGAATCGTCCTCGCCGCCAAACGGGACGATCGAATAGTGGGCTACGCAATGCTGATTCGCGACGACGACGGCCGTGTCGAGCTGTCGAAGATGTACGTGCTGCCCGCCCAGCACGGCTCGGGGGTGTCGACGGCGTTGATGGATGCCGCGCTGGCGGCCGCCGCCGGATGGGGTGTCGCCGACATATGGCTCGGCGTCAATCAGAAAAATGAACGCGCGCAACGGTTTTACTCGAAGGCCGGCTTCACCGTCACCGGTACCAGGACCTTTCAGGTCGGCTCCCATATCGAGCACGACTACGTGATGGTTCGGCCGACGCGCTGA
- a CDS encoding SRPBCC family protein produces the protein MADIIEVQRTIAAPAADIFAVLCDPQGHVAIDSSGMLQDAEGSPVAASGDSFVVHMDRESLNDFPMGKYDVTVTIRDFELDRLISWTVLGQIRPQIGHVYGYRLEPDEQGEGTRVTSFYDWSQIDEHWRAAGIFPVISELALRASLGILDRTVRRGYPKA, from the coding sequence ATGGCCGACATCATCGAAGTCCAGCGCACCATTGCGGCGCCCGCAGCCGACATCTTCGCGGTGCTGTGTGATCCGCAGGGGCACGTAGCCATCGACTCGTCTGGGATGCTGCAGGACGCCGAGGGCTCCCCGGTGGCCGCATCCGGTGACAGCTTCGTCGTCCACATGGACCGCGAGTCTCTCAATGACTTCCCGATGGGCAAGTACGACGTCACGGTCACCATCCGCGATTTCGAGCTCGACCGGCTGATCTCGTGGACGGTTCTTGGTCAGATCCGACCCCAGATCGGCCACGTCTACGGCTACCGGCTCGAACCCGACGAGCAGGGCGAGGGCACGCGCGTGACGTCGTTCTACGACTGGTCGCAAATCGACGAGCACTGGCGAGCAGCCGGGATCTTCCCGGTCATCTCCGAGCTCGCCTTGCGGGCATCGCTGGGCATCCTGGACCGCACGGTGCGACGCGGCTACCCGAAGGCCTAG
- a CDS encoding DUF732 domain-containing protein has product MRRFLVPVGIIAALSFAAPVHADPDADLDASFLDSLTRAGITIKSRPGAVKAGKSACGLMEQGKPELDVIQQVTRQNPGLDTTRAAQFTAIAASAYCPQYLQRAAGPAGGPNP; this is encoded by the coding sequence ATGCGTCGCTTTTTGGTGCCGGTCGGCATCATCGCAGCACTGAGCTTCGCCGCGCCGGTCCACGCTGACCCCGACGCCGACCTGGATGCGAGCTTTCTCGATTCGCTGACCAGAGCGGGCATCACCATCAAGAGCAGACCGGGCGCGGTCAAAGCGGGCAAATCGGCCTGCGGGCTGATGGAACAGGGCAAGCCCGAACTCGACGTCATCCAGCAAGTCACCCGGCAGAACCCGGGTCTGGACACGACCAGGGCGGCGCAGTTCACCGCGATAGCGGCCAGTGCCTACTGCCCGCAGTACCTGCAACGCGCCGCCGGTCCCGCCGGCGGACCGAACCCGTGA
- a CDS encoding DUF732 domain-containing protein, with protein sequence MLGIVAALSFTVPAHAEPASDAKLDANFLDALQRAGVSFNNGATAVNSAKAACAMMNQGQPEIDVIRRVAEQNPGIDTTSAAKFTAIAASAYCPQHLQGAGGSQN encoded by the coding sequence TTGCTCGGCATCGTCGCGGCCCTGAGCTTCACCGTCCCCGCCCACGCCGAGCCGGCCAGTGACGCAAAACTGGATGCCAATTTCCTCGATGCGCTGCAGCGAGCGGGCGTCTCGTTCAACAACGGAGCCACCGCCGTCAACTCGGCCAAAGCGGCTTGCGCGATGATGAACCAGGGTCAGCCGGAAATCGATGTGATTCGCCGTGTGGCAGAACAGAATCCGGGGATCGACACGACCAGCGCTGCGAAGTTCACCGCGATCGCGGCCAGCGCCTACTGTCCGCAGCATCTGCAAGGCGCCGGCGGCAGCCAGAACTAG
- a CDS encoding LLM class flavin-dependent oxidoreductase has product MRYSPMAVTRSSYLSAVATRADSFWLADHLNSLYPRSMAKPKYIGAARLTPKVDANLEPWTVLGHLAARNRLGRMRLGIGVTDAGRRNPAVTAQAAATLHLLTRGRAILGIGTGEREGNEPYGVDWSRPVARFEEAMATIRALWDSRGELVTRESPFFPLHNAVFDLWPYRGKWPEIWIASHGPRMLRATGRYADAWFPAAVFSPAEYARRLAAVRTAASDAGRDPTSLGAAILFFTVTGRSRDEIDEALESTAMKTFALNAPAELWKRHNVSHPLGDDFTGSQDIIPQILDEESVLSYTSNVPLSLLKDACLQGTPDEIVEQVAEWRDHGLSYPVLLNLSTLQPSLRRGLAAGNPFAKAFRGIRKL; this is encoded by the coding sequence ATGCGCTATTCGCCGATGGCAGTGACACGCAGTAGTTACCTCTCCGCGGTTGCCACACGGGCCGATTCGTTCTGGCTGGCCGACCATCTGAACTCGTTGTATCCGCGTTCGATGGCCAAACCGAAGTACATCGGCGCAGCCCGGCTGACCCCGAAGGTCGATGCCAATCTCGAACCGTGGACTGTGCTCGGACACCTCGCCGCACGAAATCGGTTGGGCCGTATGCGACTTGGGATCGGTGTGACCGACGCCGGCCGCCGCAATCCCGCGGTCACCGCGCAGGCGGCGGCGACATTGCACCTGCTTACCCGCGGCCGTGCGATCTTGGGTATCGGCACCGGCGAACGGGAGGGTAACGAACCCTACGGGGTCGACTGGTCCAGGCCGGTGGCGCGGTTCGAAGAGGCCATGGCCACAATCCGTGCGCTGTGGGACTCGCGCGGCGAGCTTGTCACCCGCGAGTCGCCGTTCTTTCCCTTGCACAACGCGGTTTTCGACTTGTGGCCGTATCGCGGTAAGTGGCCGGAGATCTGGATTGCGTCGCACGGACCGAGGATGCTGCGCGCCACCGGCCGCTACGCCGACGCGTGGTTTCCGGCCGCGGTGTTCTCGCCTGCCGAGTATGCGCGCCGGCTGGCCGCCGTGCGCACCGCCGCTTCGGATGCCGGACGCGATCCGACGTCTCTCGGTGCCGCTATTCTCTTCTTCACCGTGACCGGCCGTAGCCGCGACGAAATCGACGAAGCGCTCGAATCGACCGCGATGAAGACGTTCGCGCTGAACGCTCCCGCTGAATTGTGGAAGCGCCACAACGTCTCTCACCCGCTGGGCGACGACTTCACCGGATCCCAGGACATCATCCCGCAGATCCTCGACGAGGAGTCGGTGCTGTCGTACACGTCGAATGTGCCGCTGTCGCTACTGAAAGACGCATGCTTGCAAGGCACGCCGGACGAGATCGTCGAGCAGGTCGCAGAATGGCGCGATCACGGGCTGAGCTATCCGGTTCTGCTCAACCTGAGCACCCTGCAGCCCAGCCTTCGCCGAGGTCTGGCCGCCGGTAACCCGTTCGCCAAAGCCTTTCGCGGTATTCGCAAGTTGTGA
- a CDS encoding STAS domain-containing protein: MAVLSVRGDIDMGSASAFKSAIAEALAKNPAALVIDLLGVEFFGSIGVSVLLQAHKRVNDDARFAVIADRPVIAQLTRLLRLDEVFALHETLAEALNALEIPPRGKRRAAGAAERNDDA, from the coding sequence GTGGCCGTTCTGTCGGTCCGCGGCGATATCGACATGGGCAGTGCGTCAGCCTTCAAGAGCGCGATTGCCGAAGCGCTGGCGAAGAACCCGGCAGCACTGGTGATCGACCTGCTCGGTGTCGAATTCTTCGGCTCAATTGGCGTCAGCGTCCTGCTCCAGGCGCACAAAAGGGTCAACGACGACGCTCGGTTCGCCGTGATCGCAGACCGTCCGGTAATCGCCCAGCTCACCCGGCTGCTGAGGTTGGACGAAGTCTTCGCACTCCACGAGACGCTCGCAGAAGCGTTGAACGCGCTGGAGATCCCGCCGCGTGGCAAGCGCAGGGCCGCTGGAGCGGCTGAGCGCAACGACGACGCGTGA
- a CDS encoding STAS domain-containing protein, protein MSRNNLVSTSVTYHDGIAVLAIGGEIDLASIPAVDRAIAEVLAEEPPALIVDLLGVQFIGSVGISALVTAALEFGDDRCFSVVAQGPMTSRIIQRLDLDDLLSLKGTVEEAIGWAKDAKPPIAAPDPIPREPTG, encoded by the coding sequence TTGTCGCGCAACAATTTGGTTAGCACGTCCGTTACGTATCACGACGGGATCGCGGTTCTCGCGATCGGTGGCGAAATCGATCTCGCCAGCATCCCCGCCGTCGATCGAGCGATCGCTGAGGTTCTGGCCGAGGAACCGCCGGCTCTCATTGTCGACCTACTGGGGGTTCAATTTATAGGCTCGGTCGGGATCAGCGCTCTGGTGACGGCCGCGCTGGAGTTTGGCGACGATCGCTGCTTTTCAGTCGTAGCGCAAGGCCCGATGACCAGCCGCATCATCCAACGCCTCGACCTGGACGACCTGCTCTCACTCAAAGGGACAGTTGAGGAAGCGATCGGCTGGGCGAAGGACGCCAAGCCGCCGATAGCAGCGCCGGATCCTATTCCGAGGGAGCCGACCGGCTGA
- a CDS encoding PE-PPE domain-containing protein produces MLAKVTAVAMFFGLAGAMINQSARAYADDSLAGSDTALILGGSTEPTPSTEVAQTVEDLYLHPLGFDGGAIDSTVCDMIGTDPCAAPLQVLTTPELINQGPSSLTGADDVVLAVENEFNANPGAFNAEHPLTIFGYSQSATAESIAMTRLEEAGIPSDDLHFVFIGDPSLPVTGAWSNLEPDLASVVGSTEANTILTDLGIDGVLGNVTPNDLYPATIYSLATDPVPNFQGDFATQGLSGTLLDVFVHLGYLGLTPTQVADATTSTNGDLTYVDISDNINNFDALIGTIEHGGFSSGFFESVFESLQLYLTNMF; encoded by the coding sequence TTGCTCGCGAAGGTTACCGCCGTCGCCATGTTCTTTGGCCTGGCTGGTGCGATGATCAATCAATCCGCCCGCGCCTACGCGGACGACTCGCTGGCTGGGAGCGACACGGCGCTCATCCTCGGCGGAAGCACCGAGCCGACGCCGTCGACCGAGGTCGCGCAGACCGTCGAGGATCTGTATCTTCACCCGCTGGGTTTCGACGGCGGCGCGATCGACTCCACGGTGTGCGACATGATCGGCACCGACCCCTGCGCCGCGCCGCTTCAGGTACTGACCACACCCGAACTGATCAACCAGGGTCCCAGTAGTCTCACCGGCGCGGACGACGTCGTCCTTGCCGTCGAGAACGAATTCAACGCCAATCCGGGCGCTTTCAACGCCGAGCACCCGCTGACGATCTTCGGATACTCGCAGAGCGCCACCGCCGAGTCGATCGCCATGACTCGACTCGAAGAAGCCGGCATCCCCAGCGACGATCTGCACTTCGTGTTCATCGGCGACCCCTCGCTGCCGGTCACCGGCGCTTGGTCCAACCTGGAGCCAGACCTGGCCTCGGTAGTCGGCTCGACTGAGGCGAACACTATTCTCACGGATTTAGGCATTGACGGCGTCCTTGGCAACGTGACGCCGAACGATCTGTACCCGGCGACCATCTACAGTCTGGCCACCGATCCGGTCCCCAACTTCCAAGGGGACTTCGCAACCCAGGGCCTGTCTGGCACGCTGCTGGACGTATTCGTCCACCTGGGTTACCTGGGGTTGACACCGACGCAAGTCGCTGACGCGACCACGTCGACCAACGGCGACCTCACATATGTCGACATCTCCGACAACATCAATAACTTCGACGCGTTGATTGGTACGATTGAGCATGGGGGTTTCAGCAGCGGATTCTTCGAGAGCGTATTCGAATCTCTGCAGCTGTATTTGACCAACATGTTCTGA